From Campylobacter pinnipediorum subsp. caledonicus:
AGCTACATCAGCTCTTGATAATGAAAGCGAAAAAGAGATCACAAATGCTATAAATAGATTAAAGCATACAAAAATAATATTTGTTATAGCTCATAGACTAAGCACTATACAAAATGCTGATAAAATAGTTGTGATAAGTAATGGAGTTGTTGCAGGTTTTGATACCGATGAAAATCTAAGCAAAAATTGTGATGTTTATGCAAAACTCAAAGGCAAAGCCTTAGTTTAAGAAGTTTTTTGATACAATATTTGATATACTTTTAAGGATGTTTTTTGATTTTAAAATATGATTATTTAAAACAAATTTTTTTTAAATTTGATCCAGAAACCGCTCATAAAATAGTAGAAAACACATTGCATTACGCAGATGTATTATGTCCTAAATTTTTTGATATTAGTTCAAATTATTTTACATTTGAAAATCAAGCTTTAGAACAAAATATACTTTCAACAACATATAAAAATCCAGTCGGCATAGGTGGCGGATTTGATAAAAATGCTACGATGCTATCTGGTCTAAAATCTTTAGGTTTTGGATACTTAGAATACGGAACTTTTACACCAAAACCACAGGATGGAAATGCCAAACCTCGCCTTTTTAGATTAATAGATGAAGAAAGTATACAAAATGCAATGGGTTTTAATAATAAAGGAAGCGAATATATAAAAAATATTGTTAAAAACAAATATCCATTTCAAATTCCAATTTGGGCAAATATTGGAAAAAATAAACTTACACCAAATGAAAATGCAATTTCTGATTATGAAAAATTAGCAAAGGATTTTGATAATTTTTGCGATGCATTTGTAGTAAACATATCATCACCAAATACGCCAAATTTAAGAGATTTACAAGAAAAA
This genomic window contains:
- a CDS encoding quinone-dependent dihydroorotate dehydrogenase, translated to MILKYDYLKQIFFKFDPETAHKIVENTLHYADVLCPKFFDISSNYFTFENQALEQNILSTTYKNPVGIGGGFDKNATMLSGLKSLGFGYLEYGTFTPKPQDGNAKPRLFRLIDEESIQNAMGFNNKGSEYIKNIVKNKYPFQIPIWANIGKNKLTPNENAISDYEKLAKDFDNFCDAFVVNISSPNTPNLRDLQEKDFIKELFLTLKNITKKPIILKISPDLEIKKAIEICISAIENGANGIIIANTSINYSLSNSKNLRDFGGLSGQNIKQLSRDMFKLISDEIYGKTVLIACGGIDNAQEAYDRIKMGASLIQIFTSFIYKGPKICYDINSGILKLLKQDGLSNIKDAIGIDIKR